Part of the Plodia interpunctella isolate USDA-ARS_2022_Savannah chromosome 13, ilPloInte3.2, whole genome shotgun sequence genome, taatttaGCAACCCTGAAAAATTTCTAGTTTTCCatgattaaaaattactgCCAGTGTTACAAATTActtcaattaatttgtataaaataataaaattattacgacTTTTAATATAACAGGCCACTAATGTTCTTATTTATCTAGATAGGAACCAGTCTAATTTTTTGCGATGATCTAtactaaattgtttttatgaaaccTTAAAAGCttaattagtataaaaatatttatcgcttttttttttcaaacaaacgTTATCATACTATCAAAAAAGTTAGTTGCATGGGGCCACGAAATCAGCGATTAGTCAaattcacaattatttttcaacttaggattatatacatcacttattgacgtcaaaaatttattgaagtaATTTGTCTACTGTtaacttccaaagcgcaggtgaagaagaagcggcgcaacaaacttcaccacaaccttttctccaaggacgtcaattaccaaattttagtttagttactttctaatactttttattttatttatttcaaaaaaaatatctacacaAAGGGTAATCCCAATTATGATCTAGCAACTCAGAGGACAAGGACAAGgacaagaaaagaaagaaagaaaatcaatttatgtGGTACACAAGATATGGCACTAAACTAAAAAAGATTATAACTAAATCACAATTTTAACATTCTTCTAAAAGAATTATTCCTATTTCAATTACTTTCTACGCTTCGtatttaggtaaatataataaagaaagatattataaagtttgtaaaacataacaaagaaaaacagaCAATCGATtgtcatattaaataaaagaataaaccGCTTATTTCCTAGCctatgattttcttttttggttattattttggtcgtatttttatttttaaattaagtaaatactatataagaatcttaattttcttcaaatacTAGTCTTGAAACAGGTTGAAGGAAGCTAAGACAAAATGGTAAGTATTTGTTGCATGCATAATCCAAAAATAACATCTCTTCTTTTTTGgtgtcaaatttttatttttatcgccATGAAAATTATTCCAATCATATAcgtaaaaatatcttcattatGACCTACactgaaatttaaaactttacaatattttacgtATATGCAAAAGATTATAACCacctataaatatactaatttgCATtggtatttgtaaaatatgatattaaattagaCTAAAATCATTCTCATTATGAATAACTTATAAGTGTTTTGAAGTTTTTGTCCtcagtatatacatatatatacacatatgtttaattagtataataaatcatgttctagaatatgttaattaatagACTTTTAATGGATTTAAGACATTCTTCTTCTTGTTTTATTCATACTAGTTTGAGTAATTTCCATACTACCTATGATGTTTTTGAAAGatacttatgtatttttttattaggtactaattatatttttaataaagaaaatatcaaagaaGTACAACAAAGTTGTTGATAATCAACAATCAAATCATCTAGAGTAGAGGTAGTCTTGCAATATTGATAATCTTAATCCTATaagaaaatttgaaatgggcgataaaatttgttttcaacCAAAATCCGTATCCAACCCAATTTCTTCTCTTTGCAGAAATTCTTAATCGTAGCGTGCTTGATCGTCTCCGCCTATGCGGCAACTGACGATGTTTCAGCACCAATCGTGAAGAGTGACTTCAACAGCAGCCCAGATGGAGGGTTCCAGTTTGCTTATGAAACTGGCAACGGCATCTCTGCACATGCTGAAGGACATTTAAAGTCTGTTGGCTCGGTAGGTGAAACAAAGGAACATCACTTACTGGCTTGAAATATGGGACGTTCCACGAAAGAAGGTACCTTTAGGAGCGATCTCGCTTAGGACCttcttttattcttttttttattatgcgCATGCTACATTGATAGCTACTGTCCTCCATAAGATGCCTTTTCTCGTTGAACATCACATATAAACTTTTTGCTTGAATCGTGACGATATCAAGCGAGAACTTTTTGGGAGAACTTTTCCCCGCTCAAACTGGACCAGGCTGTTACGGCAAAGATTACATTTCTTCCCTTCGTAATTTACTGGTTCATGCAAGACTACACGTATAGTATATGATCCTGTTGCATACCCCAAAAAAGCAAATCCcgattcagatttatttatttcaagtgtAACAGTTGGATTGTACTAACCATGGTTATGTTTCaacttcttttattttgtcacaGGATGAAGTTCTGGAAATTCAAGGTTCTAGTCAGTACCAGTCACCAGAAGGAGAAATCATCCAGTTGAGTTATGTTGCCAATGAGTTAGGCTACCAACCACAGGtaatattgtacttatttgCTTGTGTCTAAtagattttatacattttactacTACCATTTAtacaacaattaataaatggaAAGGGATTGATGACCTTGCATTCTATTTGCCAGTTAGGCGGCGTCAAAATGCTCAGTTCCTATTGTCATATTCATAGAGTCGACCATAATTACCATATAAAACGCCTTTTATTAGCTCTATCAAGTTGCACGAATCTGGGTAATATGTACTCGAGTGAAGCATTGTCTGCAGCGGTTCTCCACGAGCACTGAATGCTGTCCGCGAAGCCTGACTGCACCAGGCGGCTTTTATCATGAACAAACtgtcaaattgtattttttcttatgaCATTTTTCATAGCTGACCAACAGAATACCAGCCGAATCTACTAGGCGTGCGAAGTTCTAAACACATGTACTTAGTTTCTTTGAGTAGCgcagtaatatatatttgctaAATTGTcacggaaaaaatattttccgaaGTAAAGCTGGTAAGTATATAGGTTTTTGATTTAGTcccatatttttgtttacaggGTGCACATTTACCTACACCCCCACCTACGGAACCAATTCCAGATTACATTCTAAGGTCTCTAGAGTGGATCGCAGCTCATCCTTATCAAGAAAAGaaagtttaagtttaaataatgtatcGTGACGTCCAAACAAGGTTAAAGG contains:
- the LOC128674757 gene encoding larval cuticle protein LCP-17-like, producing the protein MKFLIVACLIVSAYAATDDVSAPIVKSDFNSSPDGGFQFAYETGNGISAHAEGHLKSVGSDEVLEIQGSSQYQSPEGEIIQLSYVANELGYQPQGAHLPTPPPTEPIPDYILRSLEWIAAHPYQEKKV